The Lycium barbarum isolate Lr01 chromosome 9, ASM1917538v2, whole genome shotgun sequence genome has a segment encoding these proteins:
- the LOC132611027 gene encoding uncharacterized protein LOC132611027 produces MSMTKKPVKYCVVDAFADTAFKGNPAAVCLLEEEKDDKWLQSVAAEFNISETCYLTQCSNEDTNTNSRFSLRWFTPVDEVDLCGHATLAAAHFLFAYGLVKTDTVEFSTRSGILTAKRVPEAKVPNSDQDDWPTDYSIELDFPVVQVAETNFTDVPAISKSLNDASMVEINETSKGDHFILLPSGEAVAECQPQLDLIKTCPGGGMIITGPAPQGSGFDFYSRYFCPKLGINEDPVCGSAHCALAHYWRKKLGKCDFVALAASPRGGVVKLHLDEEKQRVFLRGKAVAVMEGSLLV; encoded by the exons TTCAAAGGCAATCCAGCAGCAGTTTGCTTATTAGAAGAAGAGAAAGATGATAAATGGTTACAATCTGTTGCTGCTGAGTTCAATATATCTGAAACTTGTTATCTCACTCAATGTTCCAATGAAGACACAAACACAAATTCCAGATTTAGCCTTCGTTGGTTTACTCCAGTTGATGAG GTAGATCTGTGTGGACATGCAACACTAGCAGCTGCGCACTTTCTATTTGCGTATGGCCTGGTTAAAACTGATACTGTTGAGTTTTCAACAAGATCAGGAATTCTAACTGCCAAAAGAGTACCAGAAGCCAAAGTTCCAAATTCTGATCAGGACGATTGGCCAACAGATTACTCAATTGAATTAGATTTTCCTGTTGTCCAAGTAGCCGAGACTAATTTTACTGATGTTCCTGCAATTTCGAAAAGCCTGAATGACGCATCCATGGTTGAGATCAATGAGACATCAAAGGGTGATCATTTC ATCCTGCTCCCATCAGGGGAGGCAGTGGCCGAATGCCAACCCCAGCTTGATCTAATAAAAACTTGCCCTGGCGGAGGAATGATTATAACTGGACCTGCTCCACAGGGTTCTGGCTTTGATTTTTATAGCCGTTACTTCTGCCCAAAGCTGGGAATCAATGAG GATCCAGTTTGTGGAAGTGCTCATTGTGCCTTGGCTCATTATTGGCGGAAGAAGCTTGGCAAATGTGACTTTGTTGCTTTAGCG GCCTCGCCTAGAGGTGGTGTCGTGAAGCTGCATCTAGACGAGGAGAAGCAGAGGGTGTTTCTGAGAGGGAAAGCTGTTGCTGTCATGGAAGGTTCTCTTCTAGTTTAA